A genomic window from Armatimonadota bacterium includes:
- a CDS encoding carbohydrate-binding family 9-like protein gives MSAGTPIYVCQKVPHGTIIIDGILSDPGWQAIRPVGEFILFDGSGPASRQTEARMCWDDDNLYISFKCEDPDIWGTFFNRDDPIYEEEVVEAFIDPDSDLKRYYELQTSPRGVLFDAIIYNPTGLRKDMAADTSWTCRGWQVGVKVDGTLENRNDIDRGWTVEWAIPFASLPTAPNIPPKNGDTWRLNLYRIDRTPTPEFSCWSPTLETPPNFHVPSRFGTIVFRE, from the coding sequence ATGTCCGCTGGGACACCAATCTACGTATGCCAAAAAGTTCCCCACGGAACCATAATTATAGATGGTATTCTCAGTGACCCCGGCTGGCAGGCAATCAGGCCAGTCGGCGAATTTATACTCTTCGATGGCTCTGGCCCCGCCTCAAGACAAACCGAAGCGCGCATGTGCTGGGATGACGATAACTTGTACATCTCCTTTAAATGCGAAGATCCCGATATTTGGGGTACGTTTTTCAACCGAGATGACCCAATCTATGAAGAGGAAGTCGTCGAGGCGTTCATTGACCCTGATTCGGATTTGAAGCGATATTATGAACTGCAGACCAGCCCACGCGGCGTATTGTTCGATGCAATCATTTACAACCCCACTGGCTTGCGAAAGGATATGGCGGCAGATACGTCTTGGACTTGCAGAGGTTGGCAGGTTGGCGTTAAGGTGGATGGCACTCTCGAAAATAGAAACGACATCGACAGAGGCTGGACCGTCGAATGGGCAATTCCGTTCGCATCACTGCCGACGGCGCCAAATATCCCACCCAAAAATGGCGATACCTGGAGGCTGAACCTTTATCGAATTGACCGCACGCCAACCCCTGAGTTTAGCTGTTGGTCTCCAACACTGGAAACACCGCCTAACTTCCATGTGCCCTCTCGTTTTGGGACAATCGTTTTTCGTGAATAG